DNA from Doryrhamphus excisus isolate RoL2022-K1 chromosome 19, RoL_Dexc_1.0, whole genome shotgun sequence:
ctagcatagtCTGGAAATGAGGAACTACCAGCTTTTTCCCCTTGTTTCCAGCTAACGTATTAGCTAGCTATtagctaacactaactagcatagtCTGGAAATGAGAAACAACCTGCTTTTTCCTCTTGTTTCCAGTTAGCTTATTAGCTACCTATtagctaacactaactagcatagaGTCTGGAAATGAGGAACTACCAGCTTTTCCCTTGTTTCCGGCTAGCTTATTAGCTAGCTAtgagctaacactaactagcatagtCTGGAAATGAGAAACGACCTGCTTTCTCACCTTGTTTCCAGCTAGCTTATTAGCTAGCTATgagctaaataaaaaaaaattctgaaaattatttattacttacaatttttataaaaattttattatatacttggaatttttctaaaattccaaaacatcaaaaaataattcattttgtgtgtgtttgccgtgTTCAGCCCAAGCCCACCAAGGGCCGGATGCGGATCCACTGCCTGGAGAACGTGGACAAGGCCCTGCAGTTCCTCAAGGAGCAGAGGGTCCACTTGGAGAATATGGGCTCTCACGACATCGTGGACGGAAACCACCGCCTCATCTTGGGCCTCATCTGGACCATCATCCTCCGCTTCCAGGTTAGCTTCCAGTCTCgcttgagtgtgttttttttttttagcggcAACATCAGAACGCGTCTTTTTGACTTTCTTGACGGGGGcgagtatttatttttaatttggcaGCGAGGCTGCTATTTTTAGTTCAAACAATATGGCCGTCTGCATTATTCACGTGTGAAACtgaggagttaaaaaaaaaaaaaagttgacttgTGAGTCTTTTGAGTTTGCCGGCGCTAAATTTAGTCGCCTCCGAGGACTGGTCACATGACTGCTCTCATTACTAACCTCCACCTTGTTCTTCTTTAGCGGCTCTACTGTACGTACCGTAATACTAACACGTACTAGATCTGACATGCTAACGTCCGTTTTGTCCTCATCAGATCCAGGACATCATCGTGGAGACCGGTCAGGCCGACCAGAAGGAGACCCGCTCGGCCAAAGACGCTCTTCTTCTGTGGTGTCAGATGAAAACCGCAGGGTCagtctgggggccatttgtatCCCGCGTCTGTTTTATTATTGTCCCGTcgcacataataaaaatattttattttattttattttattttattttattttattttattttattttattttattttattttattttattttattttattttattttattttattttattttattttatttcatttcattttatttcattttattattttattattttattattttattattttattttatttataatatatttaatatataatttcacaagaataattcaagaaaaaatataatttttataaaataatgtcaaataacGTAATTTTATGTATCATGTATCATTCAAGCTAGCTAAATAACGACttccatttgtatttttttattttattttattttatttataatatatttaatatataatttcacaagaataattcaagaaaaaatataatttttataaaataatgtaaaataacgTAATTTTATGTATCATGTATCATTCAAGCTAGCTAAATAACGACttccatttgtatttttttccaagtttatttcaaattttaggGTCACATTTTTTATACTTGCTAATTAGTTAGCTGAGCTTTACTTGGTTAAGCTAGGTAAATGCGGGCTGACAAgaataattcaagaaaaaaatcataatttttaaAGTAATGTCAAATAACGTCATTTTATGTATCATGTATCATTCAAGCTAGCTAAATAACTACTTgcatatgtgtttttttccaagtttatttcaaattttagcGTCACATTTTTTATACTTGCTAATTAGTTAGCTGAGCTTTACTTGGTTAAGCTAGGTAAATGCGGGCTGACAAgaataattcaagaaaaaatcataatttttaaaaaagtaatgtcAAATAACGTCATTTTATGTATCATGTATCATTCAAGCTAGCTAAATAACGACttccatttgtatttttttccaagtttatttaaaattttaggGTCACATTTTTTATACTTGCTAATTAGTTAACTGAGCTTTACTTGGTTAAGCTAGGTAAATGCGGGCTGACaagaatatttcaagaaaaaatgataatttttagaaaataatgtcaaataacatcattttatgtAACATGTATCATGTATCATTCAAGCTAGCTAAATAACTActtgcatttgtgtttttttccaagtttatttcaaattttaggGTCACATTTTTTATACTTGCTAATTAGTTAGCGGAGCTTTACTTGGTTAAGCTAGGCAAATGCGGGCTGACAAgaataattcaagaaaaaaatcataattttagaaaataatcaaataacatCATTATATGTATCATGTATCGTTCAAGCTAGCTAAATAACTATTTCCATTCGTTTTTATTTCCAagtttatttcaaattttaggGTGACATTTTTCTTTATACTTGCTAATTAGTTAGCTGAGCTTTACTTGGTTAAGCTAGGTAAATTCGGGGAAAAAAGTTGAATAAAAGTTTGAAAAATGAACAGCTACGATTTATTCTCTTGACTAGTTTAGCTAGCtacttagctagctagctatgtaATCTAGCTAGCTACGATTTATTCTCTTGACTAGTTTAGTTAGCtacttagctagctagctatgagCTAATACTGTAGTAAGTGTGAGATTGTAGCCTGCTAGCCAGTCATAGCCAGTTTTCATCTATGCTACGCTATGCTAGCAGCTtatatagtcacttttattatGTAGCGAACAATCATAGAAGAAAAACTAGCTTGCCTCTTGTTGATCATTTGAAGCACTTGATCCattgtttttttagcatttagctaaATAAACAGCATGGAGAGAAGCTCGCTATCCGCTAGCTTGAAAGCTCAAcacgttgttttgtttttgcagctaTCCCAACGTCAACATCACAAACTTTACCACCAGCTGGAAAGACGGCATGGCCTTCAACGCCCTCATACACAAACACCGGTAAGCTAACGTGCTAAATATACAAAGCAGAAACATGCTAATGGATTTTTGCTCGCTCTCCCAGACCAGATCTGGTGGACTACAACAATCTGAAGCGGTCCAATCCAACCCACAACCTCCACAATGCCTTCAACGTGGCAGAGAAACAACTAGGCGTGGCCAAGCTTTTAGATCCAGAAGGTAACGTGgagtcaaaacaaaaatgaaacatcaTGTCCGCATTGAGCTGTACCTCGCCGTGTTTGGTAGACGTCTTCACCGAGAACCCAGACGAGAAGTCCATCATCACGTACGTGGTGGCGTTCTACCATTACTTCTCCAAGATGAAGCAACTCGCCGTGGAGGGCAAGAGAGTTGGAAAGGTAAGCTGAGAAGATGATACGGTTCCTCCTGAGAAAAGTTTCTCCTAATTCTGTGTTCATCAGGTCCTGGACCACGCCATCGAGACGGAGAAGATGATCGACAAGTACGAGACGTTAGCGTCGGACCTGCTGGCTTGGATCGAGCAGACCGTCGTCGTGCTGAACAACCGCAAACTGGCCAACTCGCTGTCGGGCGTTCAGCAGCAGCTCCAAGCCTTCAACACCTACAGAACCGTGGAGAAGCCACCTAAGTAAGACTTGGAGTCTTTTCGTTCATGGAGATGGAACATGTGGTTCTGGAACGCTTTTTCGTACATCTGCTGCTCTCCAACAGGTTCCAGGAGAAAGGGAATCTGGAGGTGTTGCTCTTCACCATCCAGAGTCGCATGAGGGCCAACAACCAGAGGGTCTACACACCCAAAGATGGAGTTCTAGTTGCTGATATCAACAGGGTGAGAAGACCTGAACATGAACCTTCGGTTCATTGGCTGATGTCCGACCATCTTCTTCTGCTCAGGCGTGGGCGCGACTGGAACGAGCCGAGCATGAGCGAGAACAAGTCCTGAGGGATGAGTTGATTCGTCAGGAGAAGCTGGAGCAGATGGCGAGACGATTCGACCGCAAGGCGGCCATGAGGGAGACGTGGCTCCTGGAGAACCAGCGATTAGTAGCTCAGGTATGTGAGAGAAGTTCATCAAGGAGGTCCAGACTTCCCGATCATCAGCCATTCCATGCAGGTCCTCTTGATCCTGAGGTGTTCCTATGCCAGTTGATGTGTCATGGGgttttcctaaggcctcctaTCGGTCTGATGTGCTctggaggcatcctgaccagatgtcCGAGCCACTTCTTCTGCTCTTCTCAATGTGGAAGAACATTGTCTCTAGTCTGAGTTTCTCCCTGATGAAACCTTATCCCTCGCTAGCAATGTTCTCCTTTCGGTTTCTCGCCAAAACTCATGACCATAGCTGAGGGTAGGGATTTTAGATGAACCGGAAAATGGAGATCTTAGATCTTGGTCTCAGCTCCTTCTTCTGCCAGATGGTGTACCGATCCAGAAGCCATGTATCTAACCGTGTTCCCTCCAGGATAACTTCGGCTACGACCTACCGGCGGTGGAAGCGGCGAAGAAGAAGCACGACGCCATCGAAACCGACATCGCCGCCTACGAGGAGCGCGTTCAGGCCCTGGTGGCCATCTCCAAAGAGCTGGAGGCCGAGCGCTACCATGACACCAAGCGTATCGACGTGCGCAAAGACAACGTCCTGCGTCTGTGGGACTACCTTCAGGAGCTGCTGAACGCCCGTCGGGGGCGCCTGGACAAGAACCTGACTCTGCAGAGGCACTTCCAGGAGATGCTCTACATCATCACGTGGATGGATGACATGAAGGTAGCAATCAAGACCACAGTGAATGTTCTCCGTCGATATTAGCTGAACTCTTGGATCTTCGTCTGAAGGTTCGTCTGATGTCGCCTGACTTCGGGAAGCACTTACTGGAAGTGGAGGACTTGATCCAGAAGCATGCTCTAGTGGAGAACGACATCGCTCTCCAGGCAGAACGAGTCCAGAACGCCGGCGCTGCTGCCCTCAAGTTCGCTAACGGAGACAGTAAGTTTCCTGAAGGGCATCAAAGTCTCGCCTGCGTTTGTAGATCACGATCCATGTGTCCCTCACAGGTTACAAGCCGTGCGATCCCCAGGTGATTCGAGACAGGGTGGATCATCTGGAGCTCTGCTACCAGGAGCTCCGTTCCCTGGCAGCTAGGCGAAGAGCCCAGCTCGAGCAGTCCCGCCGCTTCTGGAACTTCCTGTGGGAGGTGGCGGAGCTGGAGAGCTGGATCAAAGAAAAGGAGAATATTTTCTCCTCCCTGGACTACGGTAAGGACCTGACCAGCGTGCTGGTTCTCCAGAGCAAGCACAGCGCCTTCGAGGACGAGCTGGGAGCCCGTCGCGCCAACCTCCAGCAGGCACTAAACgagggcgggaacatgatccgGGACAAACACTTTGGATCGCCCAAAATCCAAGAACGCATGACCAGCATCGAGAGGCAGTGGCAGCAGCTGGAGGAGCTGGCGGCGTTCCGAAAGCAGAACCTTCAGGACACTCAGAAGTTCTTCCAGTTTCAAGGGGACGCCGACGAGCTCAAGGGCTTGCTTCAGGACGCCAAGAGACACATGAGCAGCGATGACGTGGGCCACGACGAGTACACCACCCAGCGGCTCCTCAGATGCCACAAAGACCTGAGGAACCAAGCCATGAAGAACGGAGCCACCATCGACGCTCTGACTAAACAGGCCAACGCTTTACCGGAAGAGCTCCTCAACACTCCAGACATCCAGAGACGCCTGAAGGACATTAAGGACCTCTTCATGGACCTCATGTCTCTGGCCGACATCAGGCAGAAAAAGCTAGACGACACCGTGGCGCTCTACACCATCTTCAACGAGACCGACGCCTGCGAGCTCTGGATGGGCCAGAAGGAGACGTGGCTGGTGGACTTGGAAGTGCCTGAAAAGCTGGAAGACCTGGAAGTTATCCAGAATAGGTACCCAAGTTGTATCATGGCGATGTTTTTTCCGAGTTTTTCcgagaaaaacacattcctTGCCTCCAGGTTGAGCATCCTGACTCAGGAAATGGCCAACGTTCAATCCAGGGTGGACGACGTCAACAAGGCGGTGAAGCTCCTGGAGGAGAGCAGACACCCTCGAACCAAGGAGGTCAAGGAGTGCCAAACCAGACTGAATAAAAGGTGCTTTTTAAGGGGAAGTGCTCCCGGTAGCGCTAAAATATTAGCTATGATTTATTCTCTTGACGAGTTTAGCTAGTTACATAGCTAGCTAAGTAGCTAGCTATGAGCTAATACTGTAGATAATGTCAAATAACGTCATTTTATGTATCATGTATCATTCAAGCTAGCTAAATAACTATTTACATTCGTATTTCTTTCCAagtttatttcaaattttaggGTCACATTTTTTATACATGCTAATTAGTTAGCTGAGCTTTACTTGGTTAAGCTAGGTAAATGCGGGGAAAAGATGGATAAAAGTTTGAAAAATGAACAGGAGTTACAGGAGCCAAGCTACGATTTATTCTCTTGACTAGTTTAGCTAGTTTCATAGCTAGCTACTTAGCTAGTTATGAGCTAATACTGTAGATAATGTCAAATAACGTCATTTTATGTATCATGTATCGTTCAAGCTAGCTAAATAACTACTTCCATTCGTATTTCTTTCCAagtttatttcaaattttaggGTCACATTTTTATACGTGCTAATTAGTTAGCTGAGCTTTACTTGGTTAAGCTAGGTAAATGCGGGGGGAAAAGATGCATAAAAGTTCGAAAAATGAACAGGAGTTACAGGAGCCAAGCTACGATTTATTCTCTTGACTAGTTTAGCTAGTTACATAGCTAGCTACTTAGCTAGCTATGAGCTAATACTGTAGATAATGTCAAATAACGTCATTTTATGTATCATGTATCATTCAAGCTAGCTAAATAACTATTTACATTCTTATTTCTTTCCAagtttatttcaaattttaggGTCACATTTTTTagatgctaactagttagctgaGCTTTACTTGGTTAAGCTAGGTAAATGCGGGGGAAAAAGATGGATAAAAGTTCGAAAAATGAACAGGAGTTACAGGAGCCAAGCTACGATTTATTCTCTTGACTAGTTTAGCTAGTTACATATCTCGCTACTTAGCTAGCTATGAGCTAATACTGTAGATAATGTCAAATAACgtcattttatttatcatgtgtcattcaagCTAGCTAAATaactatttacatttgtatttctttccaagtttatttaaaattttaggGTCACATTTTTTATACATGCTAATTAGTTAGCTGAGCTTTACTTGGTTAAGCTAGGTAAATGCGGGGAAAAGATGGATAAAAGTTTGAAAAATGAACAGGAGTTACAGGAGCCAAGCTACGATTTATTTTCTTGACTAGTTTAGCTAGCTACTTAGCTAGCTATGAGCTAATACTGTAGATAATGTCGAATAACGTCATTTTATGTATCATGTATCATTCAAGCTAGCTAAATAACTACTTCCATTTATATTTCTTTCCAAGTTTATTACAAATTTTAGGGTCACATTTTTTATACTTGCTAATTAGTTAGCTGAGCTTTACTTGGTTAAGCTAGGTAAATGCGGGGAAAAAAGATGGATaaaagtttggaaaataaacagGAGTTACAGGAGCCAAGCTACGATTTATTTTCTTGACGAGTTTAGCTAGTTACATAGCTAGCTACTTAGCTAGCTATGAGCTAATACTGTaatcatgtgtcattcaagCTAGCTAAATAACTATTTCCATTtgaatttccaactttatttcaaattttatttcacattttttatacaTGCTAATTAGTTAGCTGAGCTTTACTTGGTTAAGCTAGGTAAATGCGGGGAAAAAAGATGGATGAAAAAATGAACAGGAGTTACAGGAGCCAAGCTACAATTTATTCTCTTGACTAGTTTAGCTAGTTACATAGCTAGCTATGtaatctagctagctagcgagtcATAGCTATTTATGAGCTAATACTGTAGTGTGAAATTGTAGCCTACTCACCAGTTATAGCCAGGTTAATTTATGCTAGGCTATGCTAGCAGCttatatagtcatatttattatatagcaAACAATCATAGCTAAAATCAAACGGTTAAAATCCAGCTAAGCAACATCTCAACGTTCTTTCAGGTGGGACGCCTTCAAGGCCATGGTGgaggacaagaagaagaaggtggaTTCCGCAGGAAGGTTACACAATTACGGGCTGGAATGTGACGAAACGGAAGCGTGGATCCGAGACAAGACGCGCGTCATCGAGTCCACGCAGGACTTGGGCAACGACCTTGCCGCCGTCATGACCATCCAGAGGAAACTTTACGGCATGGAGCGGGATCTGGCCGCCATCGACTCCAAGCTCAATCTCCTGAGGGACGACGCCGACCGGCTGTCCAAGGATCACCCGGAGAACGCCGAAGACATCCTGGCACGCAGAGCTGATCTGGATGCTGCCTGGGACGTGCTTAAGAAGACCCTGAAGGACCGAGAAGATTCATTGGGTGAGGTCAGCAAGTTGCAGACCTTCCTCCAAGATCTGGACGACTTCCAGTCCTGGCTTTTTAAGACGCAGAAAGCGGTGGCCTCCGAGGAGATGCCGGCCTCGCTGCCGGAGGCCGAGGACCAGCTGAGTCTTCACGACGCCCTTCGGGAGGACATCAACGGTCGCAAGAACGACTACCACCGCGTCAGGGACGCCGGGGCTCAGGTCACCCGCGGTCAGGAGGACGACCCTCAGTACCAGGAGCTGGAGCAGACGCTGGGCGGCCTGGATCGCGGGTGGGACGAGCTACAGAAGATGTGGGACAGCCGCAAAAACCTCCTGGACCAGGGCCTGGGCTTCCAGCAGTTCCTGAGGGACGGCAAGGCGGTGGAGGCCATCCTCAACAACCAGGTACCGTAGAAGGTCGCTTTTAGTACCAGAACAGCCAAGTGGCTTTGGGTTTTTGTCACATGAGGGGCATAAATTGTGGTCCATGTGGTTTTTAGGAGTACACTCTGGCCCACGTGGACAAGCCCGACACCCTGGCGGGGGCGGAGAAGGCCCTGAAGAAGCACGAGGACTTTGTCAGCACCATGGAGGCCAACCAGGACAAAATCGACGGAGCCCTCCAGACGGGGAAGAGGCTGGTGGACGGGGACAACTTGTACTCCGGGAAAGTCCAGGACAAAATGGAGTCCATCGGTGACAGGTTTGGGCTTTATGGACGCTTTATTACCAGCAACCccttattgaaaaaatatatccaaaatATTGATGTATTAAACTAAATGATGTAGTTTCAATTATATATGcagttaacaaaataataaagtacacattatttattattttgaaataaacaaattaacgaaattaaataaatactgaTTTAAATACTATACAATATAATTactttataatatatgtataaatatatataatatatattaatatatatcatatattaatatattaaatatttaatatatataatataattatatatatatataatgtattatatatttatatttttatattatatttgtttacattataattaacaaattaaaatactatacaatataattagtttatattctttatttatatatatatctagatatatattatgaacatatatattatatatgtaatttataatatatatataatataatatatattatttatgtaatttataatatataaatataatatatattatatatgtaatataattatatataatatattactatgagataatatatataatatatatatatttattttttatatgaaaatatattttgatataaaaatatatttatattatagttATATTGTTTATAGTATAATTAGTATATTTTAAACATACGGTTACATAatgtaacatatataatatatataaatatatattatatagtaatatattaaatatttaatatataatatatatatatttttttattatgaaaatatattttgatataaaaatatatttctatttattatattagttaTATTTGTTTATAGTATAATTAGTATATTTTAAACATACGGTTGCATAatgtaacatatataatatatatatatacataatatatatatatatatatatatatatatatatatatatatatatatatataatatatttatatttttatatttgtttacattataattaactaatttaaatactgtacaatctaatttatatatattataaacatattatatatatatatatatatatatatatatatataatatatttatatttttatatttgtttacattataattaactaatttaaatactgtacaatctaatttatatatattataaacatatatatatatatatatatatatatatatatatatatatatatatatatatatataaatatgatataatatatatagtataatatttatttttttatataaaaatattttttatataaaaatatattatagttATATTTGTTTACAGTATAGTTAATTAGTGTGTTTTAAACATACCGTTACATCATGTATTTCAAATAAAGTACACACAACTTTGTGTATTATTGTTGacttgtactgagcagccaggtaTTGTTTCAGTTCCCTTtaggttctatggttatcatcactctGCACATATCCTATGGCTGTTTCCTCGGGGGGGTTTTCAGGTGGATTTCTTTTCAGTCAAGATCCTTTTGCGCCGCTCCCAAACAGGATGCTTGTTGCCATTAACTCCCATAATGCACCTGAGTATGCAGCGCTAATGGACGTCTATCGATCTTAAAGTGATAGTGCGCCCTCTTAATGGTTGTTTTAGGCGACTGTGTCAGGTAtttctgtatgtacagtacattcagCATCTTCTCTCCGataaaagtttttgtttttgtcctccAGGCAGAAGAAGAACCAAGCCAGGGCCCAGGAGGTCTCTGCGACGCTGCGGGATAACCGTGACCTGCAGCACTTCCTGCAGAACACCCAAGATGTGAGTCCCGCGTTTCATTGTCGCTTTGCTTACCGTCATGGCTTCCTCAATAAATCTGATCCTCCATTCCAGCTGACTCTGTGGATCAACGAGAAGATGCTAACAGCGCAGGACACCTCGTACGACGAGGCCCGGAACCTGCACAGCAAGTGGCTCAAGCACCAGGCCTTCATGGCCGAGCTGGCCTCCAACAAGGGCTGGCTGGAGAAAGTGGACCAGGTCACTCATCTTCATGAGCTCCACCTGAAAGATCTCTCATGGTGcacgtgtacctaatgttgtggcctcaTGCATGTCCACAGGAGGGCCAGGAGCTGATGGAGTCCAAGCCGGAGTTTGCGCCCATCGTGAGGGAACGTCTGGCCGCTCTCCACGCCCTTTGGGAGATGCTGGAGTCCACCACGCAGGAGAAGGCGCGGCTGCTGTTCGACGCCAACCGCTCTGAGCTTTTCGACCAGAGCCTGGCCGACATGAAGAAGTGGCTGGGCGAGCTCCAGCAGCAGCTGCAGAGCGGCGACGACGACGTCGGTGACGTCAAAGACCTCACCAACGCAAACATCCTGCTGAAGAAACACCAGGTTGGGCCACCAGCATCCAGGTCATCCAGGATGGTTTTTACATTGTTTCCCTGTCACAGGTGACGGAGAACCAGGTCCGAGACCGTGCACGGGAGCTGGAGGAGCTCCAGGAAGCGGTGAGGAAACACGGGGGCGCCCGTGAGGACCAGCCTGAGCTGGAGGCGGAGCAGCGGTCCCTCCAGATGGAGTTCCAGCAGCTCATCGCACCCTTGGCCCAACGCAAGGGCAAGCTGGAGGCCGCCAAGGCCGTCCACCAGTTCTACAGGGACCTGGCCGATGAACTGGTGAGGCAAATGTAGTTctatggaggcaaatataagacgttaggcaaatgtgttactatggaggcaaatataagacgttaggcaaatgtggtactatggaggcaaatataagacgttaggcaaatgtgttactatggaggcaaatataagacgttaggcaaatgtgttactatggaggcaaatataagacgttaggcaaatgtgttactatggaggcaaatataagacgttaggcaaatgtgttactatggaggcaaatataagacgttaggcaaatgtgttactatggaggcaaatataagacgttaggcaaatgtgttactatggaggcaaatataagacgttaggcaaatgtgttactatggaggcaaatataagacgttaggcaaatgtgttactatggaggcaaatataagacgttaggCAAACGTATTTAtatggaggcaaatataagacgttaggcaaacgtgttactatggaggcaaatataagacgttaggcaaatgtgttactatggaggcaaatataagacgttaggCAAATGTGGTACTATGtaggcaaatataagacgttaggcaaatgtgttactatggaggcaaatataagacgttaggcaaatgttactatggaggcaaatataagacgttaggcaaatggtactatggaggcaaatataagacgttaggcaaatgtgttactatggaggcaaatataagacgttatgcaaatgtgttactatggaggcaaatataagacgttaggcaaatgtggtactatggaggcaaatataagacgttaggcaaatgtgttactatggaggcaaatataagacgttaggcaaatgttactatggaggcaaatataagacgttaggcaaatggtactatggaggcaaatataagacgttaggCATGTGTTACTATGcaggcaaat
Protein-coding regions in this window:
- the sptb gene encoding spectrin beta chain, erythrocytic isoform X2, whose product is MTSTTDFDNVEITQQYSHVNTRFEMPDEELDNDNSSARLFERSRIKALADEREAVQKKTFTKWVNSILSRVTCRISDLYLDLRDGRMLIKLLEVLSGEKLPKPTKGRMRIHCLENVDKALQFLKEQRVHLENMGSHDIVDGNHRLILGLIWTIILRFQIQDIIVETGQADQKETRSAKDALLLWCQMKTAGYPNVNITNFTTSWKDGMAFNALIHKHRPDLVDYNNLKRSNPTHNLHNAFNVAEKQLGVAKLLDPEDVFTENPDEKSIITYVVAFYHYFSKMKQLAVEGKRVGKVLDHAIETEKMIDKYETLASDLLAWIEQTVVVLNNRKLANSLSGVQQQLQAFNTYRTVEKPPKFQEKGNLEVLLFTIQSRMRANNQRVYTPKDGVLVADINRAWARLERAEHEREQVLRDELIRQEKLEQMARRFDRKAAMRETWLLENQRLVAQDNFGYDLPAVEAAKKKHDAIETDIAAYEERVQALVAISKELEAERYHDTKRIDVRKDNVLRLWDYLQELLNARRGRLDKNLTLQRHFQEMLYIITWMDDMKVRLMSPDFGKHLLEVEDLIQKHALVENDIALQAERVQNAGAAALKFANGDSYKPCDPQVIRDRVDHLELCYQELRSLAARRRAQLEQSRRFWNFLWEVAELESWIKEKENIFSSLDYGKDLTSVLVLQSKHSAFEDELGARRANLQQALNEGGNMIRDKHFGSPKIQERMTSIERQWQQLEELAAFRKQNLQDTQKFFQFQGDADELKGLLQDAKRHMSSDDVGHDEYTTQRLLRCHKDLRNQAMKNGATIDALTKQANALPEELLNTPDIQRRLKDIKDLFMDLMSLADIRQKKLDDTVALYTIFNETDACELWMGQKETWLVDLEVPEKLEDLEVIQNRLSILTQEMANVQSRVDDVNKAVKLLEESRHPRTKEVKECQTRLNKRWDAFKAMVEDKKKKVDSAGRLHNYGLECDETEAWIRDKTRVIESTQDLGNDLAAVMTIQRKLYGMERDLAAIDSKLNLLRDDADRLSKDHPENAEDILARRADLDAAWDVLKKTLKDREDSLGEVSKLQTFLQDLDDFQSWLFKTQKAVASEEMPASLPEAEDQLSLHDALREDINGRKNDYHRVRDAGAQVTRGQEDDPQYQELEQTLGGLDRGWDELQKMWDSRKNLLDQGLGFQQFLRDGKAVEAILNNQEYTLAHVDKPDTLAGAEKALKKHEDFVSTMEANQDKIDGALQTGKRLVDGDNLYSGKVQDKMESIGDRQKKNQARAQEVSATLRDNRDLQHFLQNTQDLTLWINEKMLTAQDTSYDEARNLHSKWLKHQAFMAELASNKGWLEKVDQEGQELMESKPEFAPIVRERLAALHALWEMLESTTQEKARLLFDANRSELFDQSLADMKKWLGELQQQLQSGDDDVGDVKDLTNANILLKKHQVTENQVRDRARELEELQEAVRKHGGAREDQPELEAEQRSLQMEFQQLIAPLAQRKGKLEAAKAVHQFYRDLADELMWIEERMPLALSQDHGNDLQTVQMLQKRNQTLQREIEGHQPRVDDVLERGRRMASAAGEEGVAEAERITEQLRDLEDAWTRLRDEMAKRQDRLNAGRLAQQHYNDADEAEAWIGEQELYMIADEKPKDEQSSMLALKRHTILKQAVDDYADSIQNLADRAQKMFAEDNPDGEKIMRRQGQVDKQYAGLRDLAQDRSRKLEHTYQHFLLSREVEDLEQWISERDVVASSQEMGQDLDHVTLLRDKFRDFARETGTLGQERVDLVNQTIDELIEAGHGEAAAMAEWKDGINESWADLLELIDTRSQLLTASYELLRYFDDGKDLVLQIYDKQQELPDDVGEDFSKAESFHRMHAAFERDIGALGKQVQQFQETAAKLRAQYAGERAEAIQSTEREVLEAWKGLLDACEGRRARLLDTAEKFRFFTMVRDLLAWMESIIQQIETQEKPRDVSSVELLQKYHQGIRSEIEARGAKFTDCTDLGTALLARKHRDSAEIREKMSQLVDKHKEMMFKWDDRWDWLRLLLEVCQFARDASVAEAWLIAQEPYVSSKDVGRSVDDVEKLLKRHEAFEKSTAAWEERFSALERLTTLELLELRKQQQEMEQLMKDERRPDQDRRSEDTGFAGSSQLFTVDEETLSAVPEVVTGDNTEMKESGSLELEAAVPATEPRGAATMPAGMPVGQAVLQEGTLGRKHDVAGSGKKASNRSWNTLYCVLRPGQLSAYKDAKSSGQGVTFHGEEPLPLANASWELLANYKKKKHVAKLCLADGSEYLFQCKDEEELQRWNQAMGRALQTLAQEDAPASGSSKALSLPPTASSPAKKDKKFSRFAKKK